From Campylobacter showae:
AGCAACAGAGGTTCAAATCCTTTAAGGGTCGCCACGATTTAGTCTTTTCGGTCGCTTAGCTCAGTTGGTAGAGCGCCACCCTTACAAGGTGGATGTCATAAGTTCGAGTCTTATAGCGACCACCATTTTAGGTGCAGCGGTAGTTCAGATGGTTAGAATGCCGCCCTGTCACGGCGGAGGTCGCGGGTTCGAGCCCCGTCCGCTGCGCCATTTGTCTTGTTAGCTCAGTCGGTAGAGCATTTCACTTTTAATGAAGGGGTCGCTGGTTCGAGTCCAGCACAGGACACCATTTATTTTTGTTAAATTTGGGTCGCTTAGCTCAGTTGGTAGAGCGCCACCCTTACAAGGTGGATGTCATAAGTTCGAGTCTTATAGCGACCACCATTTTAGGTGCAGCGGTAGTTCAGATGGTTAGAATGCCGCCCTGTCACGGCGGAGGTCGCGGGTTCGAGCCCCGTCCGCTGCGCCATTTGCCTCGTTAGCTCAGTTGGTAGAGCATATCACTCTTAATGATGGGGTCGTAGGTTCGAGCCCTACACGGGGCACCACGATTTATTTTATCATTGTTGGCCCTTTCGTCTAGCGGTTAGGACACCAGCCTCTCACGTTGGTAACACGAGTTCGATTCTCGTAAGGGTCACCAATCCACTTTAAATTTATTACTTCACTTTTTAAATTGCATTATACAAAAAACCATATTTAAATATAACCCTAATTGGCATATATCTAGCTTCTACAAAAATAAATAACTACAAGCATTGAGTTTTATGCAAATTCTGTTTTTAATAATCTGTAAAAAAGGAATAATAATAAACCATGCAAACATGAGAGCTTTAATTAGGCCAAAAACACTCCAAAAACTATCCGCAAATTTTGTTTCAAGTAAATTTTAAAAATCATAAAATTCTGAACGCAATTTTTTACCGATTTTATTTTAAATTTAAAAATAAATATAAAAATACTCAGGCAAGTAGCAATTTTTGCCATCCCAAAGGCAAATTTAGCTAAATCCCAAGCCTATCCTTCGCCGCTTGCGTGATTTCCTCTTCGTAGTCGTAGTATTCAAACGTTGCACCGTGTTGAAACGCGCCGTTTAGGATGTCGCCGCTTTGGCGATTTTTGAGGTCTATCTCGGCGATCTTAAAGCCGTCCAGCGTCTCGCAAAACTCCCTCAAACGCGACGGCGGATTTTTGAGCTTTGTAAACAAAAAGCAAAATCCGCTCCCGCCGTTTCGCCCTACGCGCCCGCGCAGCTGGTGCAGGCTCGCTAGTCCTAGCCTCTCTGCGCCCACGATCACGATCGTGCTAAGCTGCGGCAGCGAGATACCGACCTCAACAACCGTCGTCGAGAGTAGCACGTCTCCGCGCTCGCGAAATTCGCGCAGCACCTGCTCCTTTTCTTTGTCCTTGCCGTGCGTGACGTAGACATTTGTAAAATTTGTCCGCCAAAACCCCTGCGCTTCCTCTAGTCCCTGATAGTTCGAGTTTTCGCTGCTCTCAACCAGCGGATAGATCACGGCAACCTGCTTGCCTTTGGCGATTTGCGATTTGATATGCGTCAGTAGCTCGCCAAAGTTCGCGCTTTGTAAAATTTGCATATGGATGTGCTTTTCAAAAGGCATCTGCTTTAGAAAACTAAACTCCGCGAAGCTGCTTTGTATCATGCTTAGCGTGCGCGGGATCGGCGTCGCCGAAAACTGCACCACGTGAGCTCTGGTCTCATTCGCCGCTTTTGTTTGTTTATTTCTTTTTTCGGGCTCGGTTGCGGTCGAATTTGCCCGCTCGCCGCTGTCAAATTTACCGCTAGATTCGCCCTCCGCCCCGTCAAGTTGCGTCTCTTGCCCAAGCCCTCCGCTAGCTAGAGCGTTGATTTTCTCGCGCTGATTTGAGCCGAAACGGTGCTGCTCGTCTATCATAACTAAAGGCGCGGCGGGCAAGCTTTGATAGAGCAAAACATGCGTGCCGATGATGAGATTTACGCCGTCAAATTCAGGCTTGTCGCCGCTTTTAACAAGCAAAATTCGCATAAAATCAGGCAGCAAACGCGCCGCCTCGGCGTAAATTTGCTCGGCCAGTATCGACGTGGGCGCCATGATGAGCGCAGGGCCGGGATAGACGCTAAGCGCGGCAGCTAGCATAACAAGTGTCTTGCCGCTACCCACATCGCCCATCACGACGCGCCGCACCGCCTCCTCGCTGCTAAAGTCCGCACGCAGATCAGCGATGGCATTTAGTTGGTCATCCGTGGGCGCAAACGGCAAATTTTTAAGCCACTCCGAGATATCAAAAAGCTTGATTTTAGGCGCTTTAAAATGCGTTTTTTTGACGTTTAGCTTTTTTAGGTAGTTGTAAATTTCGACGAATTTTAGCACCTCTTCACCAGCTTTTTCTCGCACGAGAGCCTCTAGCATCGCCACGCTTTTTTCGTCTCCTCTGTGCAGATCTAGCAAAAACCGAGCCTCCTTAGGCGCGAGTCCCGCCTCGATCAAATTTGGCAAATTTACGTATTTTTGGATCAAATTTTTAAACGAATCGTCTCTGAGAGAAAGCTTGTATTTGGGTATGATTTCGTTTATTTTCGTGACAATTTTTGGATTTGTTAGCTGCCACGAGCCGTAGGCGTAGGCGCATTTGCCGCTTACAAATACGCTTTTGCCGACCTTAAAAGCGCCGTGATGCCAAGGTTTGGCGTTAAAAATCACGATCTTTACGCTTTGCCCCCACGCCTCACACCAGCATACGGCGTGCAGCATTCCGCCTTGGCGATACGCGCTTTTTATCTCCACGGCGACGCTCACGTACCCGTCTTTTGGTGCGGCGGCTAGACTCGTATCCTCGAAGCTTTTAGGAAGCTTAAGTGCTAGATCGAGCAGAGTGGTTACGCCGATTTTTTTTAGATTGATTCTGTCTTTTTCATCAAATTTCATTGTAAAGCACGGCAAAACTGAGCTTTTCTATCTCCGCGTGCTCCGCGATAAACGCGTTTAGCTCGGCAAGCTTTAGCTTCGAGATTTTTTCTAGCTCGTCTTTAAAATTTCCTAGTTTAAAGCCGTTATAAAACTCGCTCTGAGCGATGTTTAGGCGGTTAAAAAGCGTCTCTTGGCGTAGCGGCTGCGAGCCTAGCAAAAATCTTTTAGCCTGCGCTAGCTCGCCAGCCTTTACGCCGTTTTTGACGAATTTTGCAAATTCGTCTTTTACGACTGCGACCGCCTCGCTTCTGCTCTCATTTTTGGTTTGTAGATAACCCCAAATTTGCGAGTGGCTCAGCGCAAATTCGCTCCTAGCATACGCCGAATACGCTAGCCCTCGCTTCACGCGGATCTCCTCCATCAGCCTACTGCCAAAGCCGCCCTCGCCCAAAATAAACGTCGCTATCTTGGCCTTATACCGCTCCTCACGGGAAACGTCAAAAGGCGCGCCAAAGTAAATATAGGCTTGCTCGCTAGGCTTGATGATGGCTTTTTCGCCGCATTTTTCATCTGTTTTTAGTAGTTTTAGCTTGCGCGCTTCGCCATGCTTTAGCGAGCTTAAAATTTCGTCCAAATTTAGCTCCCCCGGCGCCACTTCGCCGCCGAGCACTACAAATAAATTTGCTAGATCAAGCTTGCTAGAGATGAAGTTTTTAACGTCGTCTAGCGTGATACTCTCCACGCTTTGCTTCGTGCCGATGCTAGGTCTTGCTAGATTCGTACCGGGATAGAGTAGTCCGTTTAGCGCGACTCTAGCTAGATAGTCGTAGTCGCTTTCATTGCTAGATATCTCGCCCAGAGTCAGAGTTCGAACCTTTTCAAAGCTTTTTTGACTTAAATTCGGCTCCTCTAAAAGCTCTTTTAGCTTAGCAAGCGCAAAAGAAAAGTGCTCCTTTAGGCAGTTTAGCTCAAACGCAAACGTCTCAAATCCCGCGCTCGCGTAAAGGCTGATCGCGCGCGTTTCAAGCTCTTTGGCAAAGCCTGCCGCACCCTTGCTTAGCGTGCCTTCGTCGAAAATTTTCGCGACGAATTTAGCAAGTCCGGCCTTCTCCTCCGCGCAAGTTCCGGCAACCTTAAAAATAAGCTTTAGGCTCACCGCGGGCAGGGTTTTACTAGCCTCGTAAACGGTAGGGATTTGTAAATTTGCGGCTTTTAAATTTATGATTTTCATCAATAAAACCTTTCTAAAATATCATAATTGGTATTACGTTTGGCGGGTTTTTCGCCTATATCTTTGATGAGGCGTATCATCTCGTCTTGATTCATACGGTAGCTAGCGCCGGCGGCCTTGACGACGTTTTCCTCCATCATCGTGCTGCCTAGGTCGTTTGCGCCAAACAGCAAGGCTAGCTGCCCGATGTAGCTGCCCTGCGTGACCCAGCTGCTTTGGATATTTGGCACATTATCTAAAAACAGCCTAGATACCGCAAGCAGGCGCAAATAACGATTCGAGCTTTGCTTTTTGATCTCGGGATGCTCGGCGGCTAGGCGCGTATTTAGCCCCTGAAAGCTCCATAAGATAAACGCTCTAAAGCCGCCAGTCTCATCCTGCAAGCTCCTGATATGCTCCCAGTGTTCCACGATCTCGCGCGTGGTTTCGACGGTGCCAAACATCATCGTAGCAGTCGTCTTTAGCCCCTCCTCGTGCGCCTCGCGGTGGATGCGCAACCAGGTCTCTACGTCGCATTTTTTAGGCGCGATCACGTCGCGGACGCGGTCGCTAAGTATCTCTGCTCCGGCTCCGGGCATCGAGTAGAGCCCCTTTTCTCGCAGACGGCGTAGAGCCTCTCTAGTGCTTATGCGCGAGATCCTCGCGATATAGTCGATCTCGACCGCGGAAAATCCGTGAATCGTGATGCTTGGATATTTTTTCGCGATAAACTCCACGAGATCCTCGTACCACTCGATTTTTAGCTTTGGATGCACGCCGCCTTGAAATAAAAT
This genomic window contains:
- a CDS encoding DEAD/DEAH box helicase translates to MKFDEKDRINLKKIGVTTLLDLALKLPKSFEDTSLAAAPKDGYVSVAVEIKSAYRQGGMLHAVCWCEAWGQSVKIVIFNAKPWHHGAFKVGKSVFVSGKCAYAYGSWQLTNPKIVTKINEIIPKYKLSLRDDSFKNLIQKYVNLPNLIEAGLAPKEARFLLDLHRGDEKSVAMLEALVREKAGEEVLKFVEIYNYLKKLNVKKTHFKAPKIKLFDISEWLKNLPFAPTDDQLNAIADLRADFSSEEAVRRVVMGDVGSGKTLVMLAAALSVYPGPALIMAPTSILAEQIYAEAARLLPDFMRILLVKSGDKPEFDGVNLIIGTHVLLYQSLPAAPLVMIDEQHRFGSNQREKINALASGGLGQETQLDGAEGESSGKFDSGERANSTATEPEKRNKQTKAANETRAHVVQFSATPIPRTLSMIQSSFAEFSFLKQMPFEKHIHMQILQSANFGELLTHIKSQIAKGKQVAVIYPLVESSENSNYQGLEEAQGFWRTNFTNVYVTHGKDKEKEQVLREFRERGDVLLSTTVVEVGISLPQLSTIVIVGAERLGLASLHQLRGRVGRNGGSGFCFLFTKLKNPPSRLREFCETLDGFKIAEIDLKNRQSGDILNGAFQHGATFEYYDYEEEITQAAKDRLGI
- a CDS encoding M16 family metallopeptidase; translated protein: MKIINLKAANLQIPTVYEASKTLPAVSLKLIFKVAGTCAEEKAGLAKFVAKIFDEGTLSKGAAGFAKELETRAISLYASAGFETFAFELNCLKEHFSFALAKLKELLEEPNLSQKSFEKVRTLTLGEISSNESDYDYLARVALNGLLYPGTNLARPSIGTKQSVESITLDDVKNFISSKLDLANLFVVLGGEVAPGELNLDEILSSLKHGEARKLKLLKTDEKCGEKAIIKPSEQAYIYFGAPFDVSREERYKAKIATFILGEGGFGSRLMEEIRVKRGLAYSAYARSEFALSHSQIWGYLQTKNESRSEAVAVVKDEFAKFVKNGVKAGELAQAKRFLLGSQPLRQETLFNRLNIAQSEFYNGFKLGNFKDELEKISKLKLAELNAFIAEHAEIEKLSFAVLYNEI
- a CDS encoding dehypoxanthine futalosine cyclase, which produces MTRLSVDEAVNLIENAELNELGAMALARKRELHPDGVTTFIVDRNINYTNACWVDCKFCAFYRDHKDEDAYVLGFDEIGQKIEELIAIGGTQILFQGGVHPKLKIEWYEDLVEFIAKKYPSITIHGFSAVEIDYIARISRISTREALRRLREKGLYSMPGAGAEILSDRVRDVIAPKKCDVETWLRIHREAHEEGLKTTATMMFGTVETTREIVEHWEHIRSLQDETGGFRAFILWSFQGLNTRLAAEHPEIKKQSSNRYLRLLAVSRLFLDNVPNIQSSWVTQGSYIGQLALLFGANDLGSTMMEENVVKAAGASYRMNQDEMIRLIKDIGEKPAKRNTNYDILERFY